The Haloferax sp. Atlit-12N genome window below encodes:
- a CDS encoding dockerin type I domain-containing protein, whose amino-acid sequence MSAADDPFSVAIDAPDDLSTNGNQTIAVTVTNNDSTALLNPLVEVPISSPVGLPNGAEDAVYVNDTSDLRDAAVQQSTISTGDALVITGEVVPAGESRTYHFNVTVSSAGTTSLTADVRPLYNEPNNVRTSEQLDVSGVGTVNASVVDNDGNAVSGASVVLDGQTQADSVSETVLEGDHTVGSSLTDAPEFTVGVGISETASVTFVDGDDSIQPVAYVGEEPTLVGDSTSESDGDAKTPVNTTVSVTISKSDGTVVYDIAPPSDKPLRGNGVATTDANLVEQTTVDGETRVQLNQTGVGTQVSVEFEGYELGNVDLDGDVDADDASDIAQAASSGSDAAYGDVNGDGQVNAVDAMLVQQYSENNRDTDYTIGGA is encoded by the coding sequence GTGTCCGCTGCGGACGACCCGTTCAGCGTCGCCATCGACGCGCCGGACGACCTCAGCACGAACGGCAACCAGACGATTGCAGTAACGGTTACGAACAACGACAGCACCGCGCTCCTCAACCCGCTCGTGGAGGTTCCGATTAGCAGTCCGGTCGGACTCCCGAACGGGGCCGAAGACGCGGTGTACGTGAACGACACGTCGGACCTGCGGGACGCGGCCGTCCAGCAGAGCACGATTTCGACCGGCGACGCCCTGGTCATCACGGGCGAAGTGGTGCCGGCCGGCGAATCCCGGACCTACCACTTCAACGTGACCGTCTCGTCGGCGGGGACCACGTCGCTGACCGCTGACGTGCGCCCGCTGTACAACGAGCCGAACAACGTTCGCACGAGCGAGCAACTCGACGTGAGCGGCGTCGGGACGGTCAACGCGAGCGTCGTGGACAACGACGGAAACGCCGTCAGTGGCGCGTCCGTCGTCCTCGACGGGCAGACCCAAGCCGACTCGGTCAGCGAGACCGTGCTCGAAGGCGACCACACCGTCGGCTCGAGCCTGACGGACGCCCCCGAGTTCACCGTCGGCGTCGGCATCTCCGAGACGGCATCTGTCACCTTCGTCGACGGTGACGACAGCATCCAGCCGGTCGCCTACGTCGGTGAGGAACCGACGCTCGTCGGCGACTCGACGTCGGAGTCCGACGGGGACGCGAAGACGCCCGTCAACACGACGGTGTCCGTGACCATCTCGAAGAGTGACGGCACGGTCGTGTACGATATCGCACCGCCGAGCGACAAACCGCTCCGCGGAAACGGCGTCGCGACGACCGACGCGAACCTCGTCGAGCAGACGACGGTCGACGGTGAGACGCGAGTTCAGCTCAACCAGACCGGCGTCGGAACGCAGGTCTCCGTGGAGTTCGAAGGCTACGAACTCGGTAACGTCGACCTCGACGGCGACGTCGACGCGGACGACGCGTCCGACATCGCACAAGCCGCTTCGAGCGGTTCCGACGCCGCCTACGGCGACGTCAACGGCGACGGGCAGGTCAACGCGGTCGACGCGATGCTCGTCCAGCAGTACAGCGAGAACAACCGTGATACCGACTACACCATCGGGGGTGCATAA
- a CDS encoding PGF-pre-PGF domain-containing protein — protein MNTKQLLAVVMCTAMLVSTVAVGAAGAATAKTVSVDAVGSLDERSADSAATLTAYNVEDADGIGSYELNISYDDSLVDVSVAGNSRFNVETTDHGNGKLTVVGYTGETSGSTGNVSLADLTVSAQSVGSDTAASIDVTVESITDTRGNLLSHSGDTTTVDVNNIDGSTPTPTPSTPTTTQAPSGGGGGGGGGGGSVPDSGTYESVRLFYGSEVSASLPGGSTVTNVDLAFGSQGTGEVIVRERTSLPGTVGRPSNAAIGYVQIDVPSSLRDSPSTITLSVRQDRLDELGITAQDLAVERYNDESGEWETLDTRVVNEGDGRVVLEVDTPGFSYFAVTSTQAVTTTADDGGDDTTADDGDGDDTTTSDDGTPGFDDETTTGEPTTTDSVIPGFGVTAALIALVAIALIAVRRE, from the coding sequence ATGAACACGAAACAGCTACTCGCGGTCGTGATGTGCACCGCCATGCTCGTCAGCACGGTCGCCGTCGGCGCTGCCGGTGCCGCGACTGCCAAGACCGTCTCGGTCGACGCCGTTGGCTCGCTCGACGAGCGCTCCGCGGACTCGGCGGCGACGCTTACCGCGTACAACGTCGAAGACGCGGACGGCATCGGGTCGTACGAACTGAACATCAGCTACGACGACAGCCTGGTCGACGTCTCGGTCGCCGGGAACTCCCGGTTCAACGTGGAGACGACCGACCACGGCAACGGAAAGCTCACCGTCGTCGGGTACACGGGTGAGACCTCCGGTTCGACCGGAAACGTCTCGCTCGCGGACCTGACGGTGAGCGCGCAGTCCGTCGGGAGCGACACCGCCGCGTCCATCGACGTCACCGTCGAATCGATTACGGACACGAGAGGGAACCTCCTGTCCCACAGCGGCGACACGACGACCGTCGACGTGAACAACATCGACGGCAGTACGCCGACGCCGACGCCGTCCACGCCGACGACCACCCAAGCACCGTCTGGTGGCGGTGGTGGCGGCGGCGGCGGTGGCGGCAGTGTCCCTGACAGCGGAACCTACGAGAGCGTCCGGCTCTTCTACGGTTCGGAAGTCAGCGCATCGCTCCCCGGTGGCTCCACGGTGACGAACGTCGACCTGGCGTTCGGGAGCCAGGGAACCGGCGAGGTCATCGTCCGCGAACGGACGAGCCTCCCCGGAACCGTCGGTCGACCGTCGAACGCGGCAATCGGGTACGTCCAAATCGACGTCCCGAGTTCCCTCCGCGACTCGCCGTCGACCATCACGCTGAGCGTGAGACAAGACCGACTCGACGAACTCGGAATCACGGCGCAAGACCTCGCGGTCGAACGCTACAACGACGAAAGCGGTGAGTGGGAGACCCTCGACACGCGCGTCGTGAACGAGGGCGACGGACGGGTCGTGCTGGAAGTCGACACGCCCGGCTTCTCGTACTTCGCCGTGACGTCGACGCAGGCCGTGACGACGACGGCGGACGACGGTGGTGACGACACCACGGCCGACGACGGCGATGGTGACGACACTACCACGTCCGACGACGGCACGCCCGGCTTCGACGACGAGACGACGACCGGAGAGCCGACGACGACTGACTCGGTCATCCCCGGCTTCGGTGTCACCGCCGCGCTGATTGCGCTCGTCGCAATCGCGCTCATCGCGGTGCGACGCGAATAA
- a CDS encoding heme exporter protein CcmD, with protein MHSSRALLLALVLVCSAVAPLTAAQSADYDVDIDDDLDIPDRTVSTEWGDQTIEAIGSASEDGTVSVSADGPSGDSYSIRVVDSQQRFYDSKYVGGGGSASETFSLDGYSPGTYAIALTNGTETVYAVEPFVINGFDVEQTAANRVEADDELLVEVNLSKVSRDVESPPAGVEVVLGNESTSVRTTATQQTGLNYTATVDVGSLSTGDYRLYSAAQTDDEVFGENEMVAVSGTQSVSVVEAGSLQDSDSSGGSDDTTTTETTETTTTTATNESTTSNTTAGSSGGSSAETTDSPTPTSDADDENDADDSDDSDDADQSSSTADSTDTDGTETSTQTAEPSTTMQPTTETTTETAVPLWGSVGVALVCIVGLVGVSLLRRRS; from the coding sequence ATGCACTCGTCCCGTGCCCTCCTCTTGGCGCTCGTGTTAGTGTGTTCGGCGGTCGCCCCGTTGACGGCCGCACAGAGCGCCGACTACGACGTCGACATCGACGACGACCTCGATATCCCCGACCGAACGGTTTCGACTGAGTGGGGAGACCAGACTATCGAAGCCATCGGTAGCGCGTCCGAGGATGGAACGGTCTCTGTTTCGGCCGACGGGCCGTCCGGTGACTCGTACTCCATCCGTGTCGTCGATAGTCAACAGCGGTTCTACGACAGCAAATACGTCGGCGGCGGCGGCTCCGCCTCGGAGACGTTCTCGCTCGATGGATACAGTCCCGGCACGTACGCAATCGCGCTCACGAACGGTACTGAAACCGTCTACGCGGTCGAGCCGTTCGTCATCAACGGGTTCGACGTCGAACAGACCGCGGCCAACCGCGTCGAAGCCGACGACGAACTCCTCGTGGAAGTGAACCTCTCGAAGGTCAGTCGCGACGTTGAGTCGCCGCCGGCCGGCGTCGAGGTCGTTCTCGGGAACGAATCGACGTCTGTCCGCACGACTGCGACCCAACAGACGGGGCTGAACTACACGGCGACGGTCGATGTCGGGTCGCTTTCGACGGGCGACTATCGCCTCTATTCGGCCGCGCAGACCGACGACGAAGTGTTCGGTGAGAACGAGATGGTCGCCGTGAGCGGAACCCAGTCGGTGAGCGTCGTCGAAGCGGGGTCGCTCCAAGACTCGGACTCGTCGGGCGGGTCCGACGACACGACGACCACGGAGACGACCGAGACAACCACGACGACCGCAACCAACGAGTCGACCACATCGAATACGACGGCGGGGTCCTCCGGAGGGAGTTCGGCGGAGACGACTGACTCGCCGACGCCCACGAGCGATGCGGATGACGAGAACGACGCGGACGATTCGGACGATTCGGACGACGCCGACCAGTCGTCTTCGACGGCGGACTCCACCGACACGGACGGAACGGAGACGTCGACGCAGACCGCGGAGCCTTCGACGACGATGCAACCGACGACCGAAACCACGACTGAGACCGCCGTTCCTCTCTGGGGCTCGGTCGGCGTTGCGCTGGTCTGTATCGTCGGCCTCGTCGGTGTCAGTCTCCTCCGTCGGCGTTCGTAA